A segment of the Acidimicrobiia bacterium genome:
GAAGTCTTCGGTGAGGGCATATCCGAGGCCCATATGAACCGCGCCTTCCACTTGTCCTTTACACAGCAGCGGGTTAACAGCCCGGCCGACATCGTGGGCGGCCACCACCTTCTCGATCTTTCCGGTCGACTTATCGGCGATCACGATTTGAGCCGCGTAGCCAAAGGCTGAGTGAAGAATCGGATTCTCGAGTCCATCGGAAAGCTTGTTCGTCCAATCGACCCGGTACTCGCCCTCGTAATCGATGCCCACCTGGCAGCCATCGGCGAGCGCCGCCTGGCAGGCAGCTTGCACCGACCCGGCCCCCATGAGCGTGCCCCGTGAGCCGGTCGTCTGACCTGCCCCGAGTTCCCGGGTGGTGTCAACCACCACCCTGATGCGGTTGGCTTCGATTCCGAGCTCCTCGGCGGCTACCTGCATGGCGACGGTGTGTACTCCCTGGCCCATTTCGGTCCAGCAATGCCGCACTTCGACGGTGCCGTCTTCTTCGAAGCGGACAACCGCCCGAGCCACCTCGAGGAAGCCGTTGCCGAGACCGGAGTTCTTGAGTGCCAAACCAAGCCCGACCGCTTTGCCGGCCGCCCTTGCTTCGTCATAGGGACCCTTGATCGCTTCCAAACAGAGTCGGACGCCGGTCGAACCATCATCCATGATCTGGCCGGGGCCCCACACCACTCCGGGTTCGATGGCATTGCGGCTCCGAATTTCCCATCCGCTGATGCCGACCTGCTCGGCCAGCCGATCCATCACCCCTTCCATGGCGAATTGCGCCTGGTTGGCTCCAAACCCGCGGAATGCGCCGCACACCGAGTTGTTGGTCCGAACCGCGGTCGCTTTTACGTCGATGTTTGGCACAACGTATGGTCCGCTGGCGTGACCGGCCGCCCGTTCCAGAACCTTCATGCCGACCGAGGCGTATGGTCCAGAATCGCCGATCATGCGGACCTTGAGTCCGACCAGTTTGCCGTTCTCGTCGCATCCCGCGCGGGTTTCGATCCGAATGGGATGCCGCTTGGCGTGCATGAAAAAACTCTGTTCGCGAGTGAGGGTGCACTTGACCGGCCGACCAGACAAGTGGGCTGCCAGGGCCGTCTGCGCCTGGTTCGACATGTCTTCCTTGCCACCGAACGCTCCCCCGTTCGATACCAACTCGACGGTTATCGACGCCCGGTCGACCCCGAGGACGGCGGCGATCTGGTCCCGGTCGTCCCAGACTCCTTGTCCGCCGGAATACACGTGGAGTCCGGACCCGGCTGGCACTGCCAGGGTCGACTCTGGTTCCAGAAACGCCTGCTCGACACGCTGGGTCACAAAGAGTTCGTCAACGGTGAATGCCGCCCCGGCCAGGGCCTGATCCACATCGCCGCGGACATACTCCGAGACCGAAAGCTGGTTTCCGTCCAAGCCCCACACGGCGTCTTCGTCGTTGAGCGCCGTGATCGGATCGGTGATCGGTATGAGCACGTTATAGGACACGTCAATGAGGTCGGCAGCTTGGCGGGCGGTCTGCTGATCCTCGGCGACGACAATCGCGAGAACGTCCCCCAGATACGAGGTTCGACCTCCCACCGGGATGAACACCGGCCAGTCCTTTTGGATGATTCCCACCCGCAGGTCACCAGGGACATCTGCCCCGGTGTAAATGGCGATCACGCCAGGCAACGCCAGAGCGACACCGGCATCGATTGAAAGGACATCGGCGCGCGCGTGGTCGGTTAGCCGGAGGGCCCCGTGTGCCATAGCGGGCACCCGCAAATCATCGACGTAGCCACGATCGCCGAGAGCCAACGCTTCCGCCTCATATTTGACACTTGAGGCGCCGATACCACCCTCGACGGCGACCGCCGGAATTTCTACACCAGATGCCAATAGTTCTATCGCTTCGACGATCCCCACATACCCGGTGCAGCGACACAGGTGGGCGCCCAGCCGTCCCTCGATGGTGGCGCGGTCAAGATCCTGGCCTTTTTGATCGATGAGCGCCTTGGCACGAACCAAAATGCCGGGAGTACAAAACCCGCATTGAAGAGCACCCTTGGCGGCAAACCCGCGCGCCAGGCGGTCACGTTCGTCCTCGTCGAATCCTTCGAGCGTGAGCACTTCTTTTCCGGCGGCCTTCTCCATCGAAACAAGGCAGGCCTGAATTGCCTTGCCGTCGAGGAGGATCGTGCAGCAGCCACACTGGCCTTGTGGCGCACATCCGTCCTTGGCCGAGGTGATACCGACCTCTTCACGGAGGGCGGCCAGCAGATGGGGATGATGCATGCCGACCTCGATCGGCTGGCCATTCACAATCAGGCTGGCCTTTTCGGTGGTACGAACATAAACCGGGGTGGCAGTCATACCCCATCCCCGGTCTGGGCCACGCCGCGTTGTTCGGTGATCCGTTTGTAGGCGGCTGGCACCCGGTAGCGCTCGAAATCGAACAAGGTGGTCTTGTAGAATCGGGTGTGGTCAAGGTCGATTCTGGCGACGATCACTTCGTCGCCGGTGGTGATCGCCTGAGCGATGATTTGTCCGGATGGGGCAATGATGACCGATTGGGCGAGAGACTCGACCCCTTCTTCAAACCCACCTTTGGCAACCCCGACGACATACGTCCCGTTCTGATAGGCACCAGCTTGCATGACGAGATGATTATGGAATGCCTGTAGCGGGTTCTGAGTGGGATCCGGGGCATACGCCAATGGCGTGTTGTACCCGATGAGGATGAGTTCGACTCCCTGCAGTCCCATCACCCGATAGGTTTCCGACCAGCGCCGATCGTTGCAGAGCGCCATACCAACGATTCCGCCGAAGGCCTCCGAAACGGGAAAGTCGTCACCCGGACTGAAGTAATGCCGTTCGGCATGCTGAAACTGGCGCCACGGTTCATGCTCGGCATGTCCCGGAATGTGCACTTTTTCGAACACATTGACCGTTTCACCATGCTGGTCGACCAGGTGATACACGTTGTGTCTCTGGCCATGTTCACCCAGCCGCGCATAGCCAAGCGCAAACCCGATCTCGAGCCGGCGAGCCTCATCCCATAAAGGCTTGGTGTAACGATTGGGCATCTCGCGCTCGTAGAAGTGATCGGCCTCCTCAAGCGGCATGTGCCACCGCGGGAAGAACGTGGTCAGGGCCAGCTCGGGAAACGCCACCAGTTCAGCCCCGAGTTCTGACGCATCCTGAAGCATGGCAATCAAGCGATCAACTACCTCATCGCGAGAGGTGTCACGCTGAACCGGTCCCATCTGGGCTGCGGCGAGGGTCAGTGAACGAGACATGCCTGGACTATACCGGACCGGCCAGGACAGCCTTATACAAAAGGTAAAGGTTTGGTGGACCCATGATCAGGTTTCCATCAACGAGTAAAACGGGTGCCTGCCTCTCCTGCAATGGCGGCTTCAATTCGCGACGGCGACGTGACGATGGCCTCCTTACCGCCCGCATCGAGAAAAGCGAGGATGGCCCGGATCTTCGGCTCCATACTCCCCGCCCGAAAATGAGTGCCTTCGCCGAGGTAGCGACGGGCATCCTCCCGCGATAGATGATCAACCCATCGCTGATCGGGTTGGCCGAAATTCAGAGCTACCTGGTCGACCGAAGTCGATATGAGGAGGAGATCGGCCCGAAGCTCACTGGCGAGCAACGCCGAGACGTGATCTTTGTCAATCACCGCCGGCACCCCGACCAACGTCCCGTCCGGGCCCGCTACCACCGGGATACCTCCACCGCCTGCGGCGATCACCACATACCCCACCTCGACCAGCCGAGCCACCGCGTCCAACTCTACGATTCGAAGCGGATGAGGTGATGCGACCACTCGGCGCCAGCCCCGACCGGCGTCTTCCATCACATCCCAGCCGTCAACGCGGCGCCGCTCAACGGCCTCCGCCTCTGTCATGAACGCTCCGATTGGTTTGGCCGGATGTTCAAATGCCGGGTCGTCGGCACTGACTTCGACCTGCGTCACAATCGTGACGACCCGCTCGGGTAAACCCATCCGTTTGAAGTCGTTCAGAAGGTTTTGCTGGAGTAGATACCCGATCGCCCCCTGAGTGTCCGCTCCGCACACCTCAAGCGGAACCTCATGTAGTTCACCCCGCGCCAATTCGGAACGCCGCAGGATAAACCCGATCTGGGGACCATTGCCGTGGGTGACGACGACATTCCAGCCGGATGCCACCATAGTGGCGATGTGATGATCGGTTTCGGCCGCAGCCAAATATTGGTCCTCCACCGACTGGTGGGCGGGGTCTGTGATGAGACTATTGCCTCCGATTGCCACTACTGCGATAGGCATGGTCCGCTCACATCGTCAAGGCCATGGCGGCCTTCTGAACATGTAGACGATTTTCGGCCTGGTCGTATACGACGCTGTGCGACCCATCAATGACCTCGTCGGACACCTCCAGGTTCCTGTCGGCCGGGAGCGGATGCATGTAGATGGCCTTCGGGTCGGCCATGGCGAGCCGTTCGGCATCAACCATCCAGTTCGTATACTGCCCGCTGATATCGGCGGATTCCTCTTCGCTGGCGGTGGTCAAAGCTCCCCAAGACTTGGCATATACGACGTCTGCTCCCCCGAGACCATCCTCGAATGACTCGACCACGTCGAGGGTGCCTCCCGACGCCCTGGCATTGGCCGCAGCCTGGGCCATGATGTCTTCTTCGAGTGCGAACTCGGGCGGGCGAGCGAGGCGGACCTTCATCCCAAATCGAGTGGCCAAAAGCAGAAGGCTCTGCGCTACGGAAATCGGCTTCTGATAGCTCGCCGCGTGGGCATAACTCACGTCGAGTGTCAGCTGACGGGGATCTCCCTTCTTCTCCATGATCGTCATCAAATCGGCCAGAGCCTGGAACGGGTGGTAGCGGTCACACTGCATGTTGAGAACTGGCACCCGCGAGGCTTTCGCTACTTCGCGTATGTAGTTGTTGCCCACCCCCCAATCGACGTTGCGAATCGCCAGCCCGGAGGTGTATCGCCCCAGAATGTCTCCGATTTCCTTGGCAGTATCACCATGCGCGATCTGGGTGGATTTGGCTTCCATGAACATGGCGTGGCCACCCAATTGGGCCATGCCGGCTTCGAAACTCGCCCTGGTCCTGGTCGACGAGAAGAAGAACAGCATCGTCAGGACTTTGTCCCGCAACAACGGGTGCGGCTCACCCAGCGCCTGCTGGACCTTCAGATGTTTGGCGACTGCGAACAACGTTTCGAGCTCTTCAACCGACCAGTCCTGGGTGGTAATCAAGTCACGGCCACGGACGTCGGTGATCATGGCGTCGCTCCCAACACCAGCGCCAGCAGCGCCATACGGATCACCAGTCCGTTGTAGGCCTCTTGCCAATACCGGGCATGATGCGTGTCGTCCACGTCGGTCGACAACTCGTCCATCCTTGGCAGGGAATGCAGGACGATCGACGATC
Coding sequences within it:
- a CDS encoding molybdopterin-dependent oxidoreductase, with protein sequence MTATPVYVRTTEKASLIVNGQPIEVGMHHPHLLAALREEVGITSAKDGCAPQGQCGCCTILLDGKAIQACLVSMEKAAGKEVLTLEGFDEDERDRLARGFAAKGALQCGFCTPGILVRAKALIDQKGQDLDRATIEGRLGAHLCRCTGYVGIVEAIELLASGVEIPAVAVEGGIGASSVKYEAEALALGDRGYVDDLRVPAMAHGALRLTDHARADVLSIDAGVALALPGVIAIYTGADVPGDLRVGIIQKDWPVFIPVGGRTSYLGDVLAIVVAEDQQTARQAADLIDVSYNVLIPITDPITALNDEDAVWGLDGNQLSVSEYVRGDVDQALAGAAFTVDELFVTQRVEQAFLEPESTLAVPAGSGLHVYSGGQGVWDDRDQIAAVLGVDRASITVELVSNGGAFGGKEDMSNQAQTALAAHLSGRPVKCTLTREQSFFMHAKRHPIRIETRAGCDENGKLVGLKVRMIGDSGPYASVGMKVLERAAGHASGPYVVPNIDVKATAVRTNNSVCGAFRGFGANQAQFAMEGVMDRLAEQVGISGWEIRSRNAIEPGVVWGPGQIMDDGSTGVRLCLEAIKGPYDEARAAGKAVGLGLALKNSGLGNGFLEVARAVVRFEEDGTVEVRHCWTEMGQGVHTVAMQVAAEELGIEANRIRVVVDTTRELGAGQTTGSRGTLMGAGSVQAACQAALADGCQVGIDYEGEYRVDWTNKLSDGLENPILHSAFGYAAQIVIADKSTGKIEKVVAAHDVGRAVNPLLCKGQVEGAVHMGLGYALTEDFPTDADGRPTNMTLRSLGILRPKDVPEIEVILVEAPQPRAPFGIKGVGEIGLVPTAGAVAQALYEVDGIRRSRLPINTHSPVDLS
- a CDS encoding N-carbamoyl-D-amino-acid hydrolase → MSRSLTLAAAQMGPVQRDTSRDEVVDRLIAMLQDASELGAELVAFPELALTTFFPRWHMPLEEADHFYEREMPNRYTKPLWDEARRLEIGFALGYARLGEHGQRHNVYHLVDQHGETVNVFEKVHIPGHAEHEPWRQFQHAERHYFSPGDDFPVSEAFGGIVGMALCNDRRWSETYRVMGLQGVELILIGYNTPLAYAPDPTQNPLQAFHNHLVMQAGAYQNGTYVVGVAKGGFEEGVESLAQSVIIAPSGQIIAQAITTGDEVIVARIDLDHTRFYKTTLFDFERYRVPAAYKRITEQRGVAQTGDGV
- a CDS encoding carbamate kinase, which produces MPIAVVAIGGNSLITDPAHQSVEDQYLAAAETDHHIATMVASGWNVVVTHGNGPQIGFILRRSELARGELHEVPLEVCGADTQGAIGYLLQQNLLNDFKRMGLPERVVTIVTQVEVSADDPAFEHPAKPIGAFMTEAEAVERRRVDGWDVMEDAGRGWRRVVASPHPLRIVELDAVARLVEVGYVVIAAGGGGIPVVAGPDGTLVGVPAVIDKDHVSALLASELRADLLLISTSVDQVALNFGQPDQRWVDHLSREDARRYLGEGTHFRAGSMEPKIRAILAFLDAGGKEAIVTSPSRIEAAIAGEAGTRFTR
- a CDS encoding ornithine carbamoyltransferase gives rise to the protein MITDVRGRDLITTQDWSVEELETLFAVAKHLKVQQALGEPHPLLRDKVLTMLFFFSSTRTRASFEAGMAQLGGHAMFMEAKSTQIAHGDTAKEIGDILGRYTSGLAIRNVDWGVGNNYIREVAKASRVPVLNMQCDRYHPFQALADLMTIMEKKGDPRQLTLDVSYAHAASYQKPISVAQSLLLLATRFGMKVRLARPPEFALEEDIMAQAAANARASGGTLDVVESFEDGLGGADVVYAKSWGALTTASEEESADISGQYTNWMVDAERLAMADPKAIYMHPLPADRNLEVSDEVIDGSHSVVYDQAENRLHVQKAAMALTM